The following are encoded in a window of Perca flavescens isolate YP-PL-M2 chromosome 24, PFLA_1.0, whole genome shotgun sequence genomic DNA:
- the mtrf1 gene encoding peptide chain release factor 1, mitochondrial, giving the protein MLVNGWSRLCSLCSRVVYSSRGTRAGWRTLTGHSRTQVRHWGTVAPRRLYHRDVGDLYKTDSVQRYLQQLMEEFRDLRKKLQHAYLSESDRKVLSNKHTELLPLANVFEEIKQALKDLEEVLSLLHSSAATKDEDDQLTQLLKVEEEQISCKILALRKDLIKALVPIDPLDSSNILLEVVSGRTTGGDICQQFTREMFDMYQGYASYKNWDFELLNFTPAEYGGLHHAAVRLVGENVYRHLKHEGGTHRVQRIPEVGLSSRMQRIHTGTMTVIILPQPAEFEVHIDPKDLRIDTFRSRGAGGQSVNTTDSAVRIVHLPTGITAECQQTRSQLQNRDTAMRVLRARLYQSMMGKETEQRHTARKQQVGTRSQSERIRTYNFSQDRVTDHRTGYVTRDIKEFMRGGEALDDLISDVLEHAEREALLEAVESSSVKPPESAD; this is encoded by the exons ATGCTCGTCAATGGCTGGTCTCGACTGTGCTCTTTGTGTAGCCGTGTAGTCTACAGCAGCAGAGGGACAAGAGCAGGATGGAGGACACTAACAGGACACAGCAGAACACAGGTGCGACATTGGGGTACAGTGGCACCAAGACGCCTCTATCACAGGGATGTGGGGGACTTGTACAAGACAGACTCAGTTCAGAGGTATCTTCAGCAGCTCATGGAGGAGTTCAGAGACCTCAGGAAGAAGTTACAGCACGCATATCTCAGCGAATCTGACAGAAAAGTGCTtagtaacaaacacacagagctgctgccTCTGGCAAATGTGTTTGAGGAGATTAAACAAGCCCTCAAAGACCTTGAGGAAGTCCTTTCACTTCTGCATA GTTCAGCTGCAACCAAAGATGAAGATGACCAGTTGACCCAGCTCTTAAAGGTGGAAGAAGAACAAATCTCCTGCAAGATTTTGGCCTTGAGAAAAGAC TTGATCAAAGCTCTTGTGCCCATCGACCCTCTCGACTCCAGTAATATTCTGCTGGAGGTTGTGTCAGGACGAACAACGGGAG GTGACATCTGTCAGCAGTTCACCAGAGAAATGTTTGACATGTACCAGGGTTATGCTTCTTACAAGAattgggactttgagcttctgaACTTCACGCCTGCTGAGTATg GTGGTCTGCACCATGCAGCAGTAAGACTAGTTGGTGAGAACGTGTACAGACATCTGAAGCATGAAGGAGGAACACACCGGGTGCAGCGGATCCCTGAGGTGGGCCTCTCCTCCAGGATGCAGCGTATCCACACTGGAACCATGACTGTCATTATCCTGCCTCAGCCAGCGGAG tTTGAGGTTCACATCGATCCAAAGGATCTTCGCATTGACACGTTCAGATCTCGCGGTGCTGGGGGCCAAAGTGTAAACACAACAGACAGCGCAGTGCGCATTGTTCATCTTCCCACCG GTATAACAGCGGAGTGTCAGCAGACTCGCTCCCAGCTGCAAAACAGAGACACCGCCATGCGTGTGCTGAGGGCCCGGCTCTACCAGAGCATGATGGGTAAAGAGACTGAGCAGAGGCATACGGCACGAAAGCAACAG GTGGGCACACGTTCTCAGTCCGAGAGGATTCGTACCTACAACTTTAGCCAGGATCGTGTCACAGACCACAGGACTGGATATGTTACTAGAGATATTAAG GAGTTCATGAGAGGAGGGGAGGCTCTTGATGATCTGATCTCTGATGTACTTGAACATGCGGAGAGGGAGGCTCTTTTGGAGGCGGTGGAGAGCAGCAGCGTGAAACCACCAGAGTCTGCAGACTGA
- the ccdc122 gene encoding coiled-coil domain-containing protein 122 isoform X3 has translation MSNFSASEIGTQDTSGFSLTKAVEDVSQHGCAQTEALKEKQKTLISLQATLSEVEKKGGMAEQELRSKVREFLMLEGEMEHLERQTRVLHDRCASIRKENTELQIGISEEEENARKALAGFNAYRNKMEVHRAAVLHAASQTEAHKELEEKRALVRMLTQKKEELKSEIDALKGEISLMRETIAKTREKVQKELDTHTQIKKDIEIQNRRYEAIVKRLRCQLSRAQAAHRQMSEDVYHMERELAQLKGQLVSSQDSAGGCSETIELRATSAWCGMGS, from the exons atgtcaaactttagtGCAAGTGAAATTG GAACACAGGATACGTCTGGGTTTTCACTAACCAAGGCAGTGGAGGATGTCAGCCAACACGGCTGTGCCCAGACTGAGGCCctgaaagagaaacagaagaCACTCATCTCCCTGCAG GCAACTCTTTCAGAGGTTGAGAAGAAAGGTGGGATGGCAGAACAGGAGCTGAGATCTAAAGTGAGGGAATTCCTAATGCTTGAGGGTGAGATGGAGCACCTGGAGCGGCAGACAAGAGTACTGCATGACCGCTGTGCATCCATCCGCAAAGAAAATACAGAACTCCAGATTGGTATaagcgaggaggaggagaacgcTCGCAAGGCACTGGCAGGGTTCAACGCTTACCGAAACAAGATGGAGGTTCACAGAGCAGCTGTTTTGCATGCGGCGAGCCAGACGGAGGCCCATAAAGAGCTGGAGGAGAAAAGAGCACTGGTCAGGATGCTGACACAGAAGAAAGAGGAGCTGAAG AGTGAGATTGATGCTCTGAAGGGGGAGATCTCTTTGATGAGGGAAACTATAGCTAAAACGAGAGAGAAAGTGCAAAAAGAGCTTGATACTCATACCCAGATAAAGAAAGACATAGAG ATCCAGAACAGGCGCTATGAAGCCATCGTGAAGCGCCTCCGCTGCCAACTGAGCAGGGCCCAGGCTGCCCACag GCAAATGTCTGAAGATGTCTACCACATGGAGAGAGAGCTCGCCCAGCTCAAAGGGCAACTGGTGTCATCTCAGGACTCAGCG GGCGGCTGTTCTGAGACTATTGAATTGCGGGCAACATCAGCCTGGTGTGGGATGGGCTCTTAG
- the ccdc122 gene encoding coiled-coil domain-containing protein 122 isoform X1 gives MSNFSASEIGTQDTSGFSLTKAVEDVSQHGCAQTEALKEKQKTLISLQATLSEVEKKGGMAEQELRSKVREFLMLEGEMEHLERQTRVLHDRCASIRKENTELQIGISEEEENARKALAGFNAYRNKMEVHRAAVLHAASQTEAHKELEEKRALVRMLTQKKEELKVDLEDPNGNTVQMAKSEIDALKGEISLMRETIAKTREKVQKELDTHTQIKKDIEIQNRRYEAIVKRLRCQLSRAQAAHRQMSEDVYHMERELAQLKGQLVSSQDSAGGCSETIELRATSAWCGMGS, from the exons atgtcaaactttagtGCAAGTGAAATTG GAACACAGGATACGTCTGGGTTTTCACTAACCAAGGCAGTGGAGGATGTCAGCCAACACGGCTGTGCCCAGACTGAGGCCctgaaagagaaacagaagaCACTCATCTCCCTGCAG GCAACTCTTTCAGAGGTTGAGAAGAAAGGTGGGATGGCAGAACAGGAGCTGAGATCTAAAGTGAGGGAATTCCTAATGCTTGAGGGTGAGATGGAGCACCTGGAGCGGCAGACAAGAGTACTGCATGACCGCTGTGCATCCATCCGCAAAGAAAATACAGAACTCCAGATTGGTATaagcgaggaggaggagaacgcTCGCAAGGCACTGGCAGGGTTCAACGCTTACCGAAACAAGATGGAGGTTCACAGAGCAGCTGTTTTGCATGCGGCGAGCCAGACGGAGGCCCATAAAGAGCTGGAGGAGAAAAGAGCACTGGTCAGGATGCTGACACAGAAGAAAGAGGAGCTGAAGGTAGATTTGGAGGATCCAAATGGAAACACAGTGCAAATGGCAAAG AGTGAGATTGATGCTCTGAAGGGGGAGATCTCTTTGATGAGGGAAACTATAGCTAAAACGAGAGAGAAAGTGCAAAAAGAGCTTGATACTCATACCCAGATAAAGAAAGACATAGAG ATCCAGAACAGGCGCTATGAAGCCATCGTGAAGCGCCTCCGCTGCCAACTGAGCAGGGCCCAGGCTGCCCACag GCAAATGTCTGAAGATGTCTACCACATGGAGAGAGAGCTCGCCCAGCTCAAAGGGCAACTGGTGTCATCTCAGGACTCAGCG GGCGGCTGTTCTGAGACTATTGAATTGCGGGCAACATCAGCCTGGTGTGGGATGGGCTCTTAG
- the ccdc122 gene encoding coiled-coil domain-containing protein 122 isoform X2, whose protein sequence is MSNFSASEIGTQDTSGFSLTKAVEDVSQHGCAQTEALKEKQKTLISLQATLSEVEKKGGMAEQELRSKVREFLMLEGEMEHLERQTRVLHDRCASIRKENTELQIGISEEEENARKALAGFNAYRNKMEVHRAAVLHAASQTEAHKELEEKRALVRMLTQKKEELKVDLEDPNGNTVQMAKSEIDALKGEISLMRETIAKTREKVQKELDTHTQIKKDIEIQNRRYEAIVKRLRCQLSRAQAAHRQMSEDVYHMERELAQLKGQLVSSQDSAEVTGCCYYK, encoded by the exons atgtcaaactttagtGCAAGTGAAATTG GAACACAGGATACGTCTGGGTTTTCACTAACCAAGGCAGTGGAGGATGTCAGCCAACACGGCTGTGCCCAGACTGAGGCCctgaaagagaaacagaagaCACTCATCTCCCTGCAG GCAACTCTTTCAGAGGTTGAGAAGAAAGGTGGGATGGCAGAACAGGAGCTGAGATCTAAAGTGAGGGAATTCCTAATGCTTGAGGGTGAGATGGAGCACCTGGAGCGGCAGACAAGAGTACTGCATGACCGCTGTGCATCCATCCGCAAAGAAAATACAGAACTCCAGATTGGTATaagcgaggaggaggagaacgcTCGCAAGGCACTGGCAGGGTTCAACGCTTACCGAAACAAGATGGAGGTTCACAGAGCAGCTGTTTTGCATGCGGCGAGCCAGACGGAGGCCCATAAAGAGCTGGAGGAGAAAAGAGCACTGGTCAGGATGCTGACACAGAAGAAAGAGGAGCTGAAGGTAGATTTGGAGGATCCAAATGGAAACACAGTGCAAATGGCAAAG AGTGAGATTGATGCTCTGAAGGGGGAGATCTCTTTGATGAGGGAAACTATAGCTAAAACGAGAGAGAAAGTGCAAAAAGAGCTTGATACTCATACCCAGATAAAGAAAGACATAGAG ATCCAGAACAGGCGCTATGAAGCCATCGTGAAGCGCCTCCGCTGCCAACTGAGCAGGGCCCAGGCTGCCCACag GCAAATGTCTGAAGATGTCTACCACATGGAGAGAGAGCTCGCCCAGCTCAAAGGGCAACTGGTGTCATCTCAGGACTCAGCG GAAGTAACAGGTTGCTGTTACTACAAATGA
- the zgc:65895 gene encoding TSC22 domain family protein 1 isoform X2 yields MNSQCYTVAMDLGVCHLRNFSISFLSSVLGKESGPVGLDNSSSGASVVAIDNKIEQAMDLVKSHLMYAVREEVEVLKEQIKELIERNTQLEQENNLLKNLASPEQMAQFQAQTETGGSPNGAAQPPVPAGTTPVLPSTQSSGTSA; encoded by the exons ATGAACTCCCAATGTTATACGGTGGCGATGGATCTTGGCGTTTGTCATCTGAGGAATTTCTCGATATCGTTTCTGTCCTCTGTGCTCGGAAAGGAGAGTGGACCAGTCGGCCTCGACAATAG CTCTTCCGGTGCAAGTGTGGTGGCCATCGACAACAAGATTGAACAAGCAATG GACCTGGTGAAGAGCCACCTCATGTACGCCGTGCGCGAGGAGGTGGAGGTGTTGAAGGAGCAGATTAAAGAGCTGATCGAGCGCAACACtcagctggagcaggagaacaACCTGCTCAAGAACCTGGCCAGCCCCGAGCAAATGGCTCAGTTTCAGGCACAGACAGAAACTGGCGGCTCCCCGAATGGCGCTGCCCAGCCTCCGGTCCCGGCCGGAACCACACCAGTCCTCCCTTCCACACAGAGCTCCGGCACATCTGCATAA